A genomic segment from Glycine max cultivar Williams 82 chromosome 1, Glycine_max_v4.0, whole genome shotgun sequence encodes:
- the LOC100812993 gene encoding putative pentatricopeptide repeat-containing protein At1g12700, mitochondrial gives MMMRRSSSIHGFPLLRYFALSSNPTHFLLHPSHSSSTFSTYVRDSDNHNHNNASINTRRAQFLDSMRNVKSVDVALDFYHKMVTMKPFPCVKDFNLLFGIVAKMKHYTTAISLIKHMSYIGVKPNVSTHNIVINCLCRLNHTVFGFSVLGLMFKIGVEPSIVTFTTIVNGLCVEGNVAQAIRFVDHLKDMGYESDRYTRGAIINGLCKVGHSSAALSYLKKMEEQNCNLDVTAYSAVVDGLCKDGMVFEALDLFSQMTGKGIQPNLFTYNCLIHGLCNFDRWKEAAPLLANMMRKGIMPDVQTFNVIAGRFLKTGMISRAKSIFSFMGHMGIEHNVVTYNSIIGAHCMLNQMKDAMEVFDLMIRKGCLPNIVTYNSLIHGWCETKNMNKAMYFLGEMVNNGLDPDVVTWSTLIGGFCKAGKPVAAKELFFVMHKHGQLPDLQTCAIILDGLFKCHFHSEAMSLFRELEKMNSDLDIIIYSIILNGMCSSGKLNDALELFSYLSSKGVKIDVVTYNIMINGLCKEGLLDDAEDLLMKMEENGCPPDECTYNVFVQGLLRRYEISKSTKYLMFMKGSTKGKMVEG, from the exons ATGATGATGCGAAGAAGCTCTTCTATTCATGGATTCCCTCTTCTTCGATACTTTGCTTTGTCTTCTAATCCCACGCACTTTCTTCTTCACCCATCACATTCTTCTTCAACTTTCTCCACCTACGTCAGAGATAGTgacaatcataatcataataacGCCTCTATAAATACAAGAAGAGCTCAATTCCTTGATTCCATGAGAAATGTGAAATCTGTAGACGTTGCTTTGGATTTCTACCACAAAATGGTCACAATGAAGCCTTTCCCATGTGTCAAGGACTTCAACTTGTTGTTTGGCATCGTTGCGAAGATGAAACACTACACAACTGCAATTTCGCTAATCAAACACATGTCTTATATTGGTGTCAAACCGAATGTCTCCACTCACAATATCGTCATTAATTGTCTCTGCCGTTTGAACCACACCGTGTTTGGCTTCTCTGTTTTGGGGCTTATGTTCAAAATTGGTGTGGAACCTAGCATCGTGACTTTTACCACCATTGTTAATGGGCTTTGCGTAGAAGGAAATGTTGCTCAAGCAATTAGGTTTGTTGACCATTTGAAAGATATGGGCTATGAATCTGACAGATATACCCGTGGAGCAATAATTAATGGATTGTGTAAAGTTGGTCATTCATCCGCTGCACTCTCGTATCTCAAGAAGatggaagaacaaaattgcAATTTGGATGTTACAGCTTACAGTGCAGTTGTGGATGGTCTTTGCAAGGATGGGATGGTATTTGAGGCCTTGGATTTATTCTCACAAATGACAGGCAAAGGTATTCAACCGAATCTTTTCACCTATAATTGCTTAATTCATGGCCTTTGTAACTTTGATAGATGGAAAGAGGCTGCACCTCTATTGGCTAACATGATGAGAAAGGGAATCATGCCAGATGTGCAAACTTTTAATGTTATAGCTGGCAGATTTTTGAAAACAGGGATGATTTCTAGGGCTAAAAGCATATTCAGTTTCATGGGGCATATGGGGATTGAACATAATGTTGTCACCTATAATTCAATAATTGGTGCTCATTGTATGTTAAATCAAATGAAGGATGCCATGGAAGTATTTGATTTGATGATTCGCAAGGGCTGCTTACCAAACATTGTAACTTATAATTCATTAATCCATGGATGGTGTGAAACTAAAAACATGAATAAGGCCATGTATTTCTTGGGTGAAATGGTAAATAATGGACTAGATCCAGATGTTGTCACATGGAGCACTCTTATTGGGGGGTTTTGCAAAGCAGGGAAACCAGTAGCCGCAAAAGAATTGTTTTTCGTAATGCACAAGCACGGGCAACTTCCCGATCTCCAAACTTGTGCTATTATATTGGATGGCCTATTTAAGTGTCATTTTCATTCTGAGGCAATGTCATTGTTTAGGGAgttggagaagatgaattcagatcttgatattataatttacaGTATTATTTTGAATGGAATGTGTAGTTCTGGAAAACTGAATGATGCACTGGAACTCTTTTCTTATCTGTCAAGTAAAGGCgtcaaaattgatgttgttactTATAACATAATGATTAATGGTCTATGTAAAGAAGGACTGTTGGATGATGCCGAAGACTTATTGATGAAAATGGAAGAGAATGGTTGTCCCCCAGATGAGTGCACTTATAATGTCTTTGTCCAAGGATTGCTGCGAAGATATGAAATTTCAAAGTCAACAAAATACCTTATGTTTATGAAAG GAAGCACTAAGGGCAAGATGGTTGAAGGATGA